The Granulicella sp. 5B5 nucleotide sequence AGGCCTTCAAGGTCATGTCCATCGCCGGCGCCTACTGGTTAGGCGACGAGAAGAACCAGCAGCTCCAGCGCATCTACGGCACCGCCTTCTTCAATGCTAAAGATCTGGAGGCGCACTTCAAGCACCTCGAAGAGATCAAGGCCCGCGACCACCGCGTCCTCGGCAAGCAGCTCGACCTCTTCTCCATCCAGGAGGTCGCAGGCGCGGGCCTCATCTTCTGGCATCCCAAGGGCGGCCTCATCCGCAAGACCATGGAAGACTGGATGCGCGAGGAATGCATCCGCCGCGGCTACAGCATGGTCTTCACGCCACATCTCATGCGCCGCGAGCTCTGGAAGATCAGCGGCCACGAAGAGAACTACGCCGAAAACATGTACCCGCCCATGGAGCTCGACGACGCCGAGTACCGCATCAAGCCCATGAACTGCCCGGGCCACATCCTCATCTACAAAAACTCGCCACGCAGCTACCGCGACCTCCCACAGCGCTATGCCGAGCTTGGTAACGTCTACCGTTACGAGCGCTCCGGCACCATGCACGGCCTCCTGCGCGTGCGCGGCTTCACCCAGGACGACGCCCACATCTTCTGCACCCCCGACCAGATCGAGTCCGAGATCGCCGACTGCATCGACTTCGCAGAGTCCGTCCTCAAGACCTTCGGCTTCTCCGAATTCAAGATCGAGCTCTCCACCTGGGACCCCAAGGACCCCAAGTTCATCGGCGGTGCCGAGCAGTGGGAGCGCGCCGTCGGTTCGCTCACCCGCGTGCTCGACCGCAAAAACATCCCCTACAAAACCATCCCCGGCGAAGCCGCCTTCTACGGCCCCAAGATCGACATCAAACTCGTCGACGTCCTCGGCCGCCTCTGGCAGCTCAGCACCGTGCAGTTCGACTGGAACCTCCCCGAGCGCTTCCAGCTTGAGTACATCGGCGAAGACGGCGCACCGCACCGCCCCATGATGGTGCACCGCGCCCTATTCGGTTCCGTCGAACGCTTCTTCGGCGTCCTCATCGAGCACTACGCCGGAGCCTTCCCCTTCTGGCTCGCCCCCGTGCAGGTAGGCCTCGTCCCCATCAGCGAAAAGCACCACGACTACGCCGAGACAGTAAAGAAGCGCCTAGAAGCGGCAGGCCTCCGCGTAGAACTCGACCTCAGCAACCAGAAGATGAACGCCAAAATCCGCGACTTCGGCCTCCAGAAACTCCCCTTCATCCTCATCATGGGCGACAAGGAAGCCGCCACCGACTCAGTCTCCGTCCGCGTCCGCGCCAAAGGCGACGAAGGCAGCGTAACCCTCACCGACTTCCTAACCCGCGCCCAAAAGTTGGTGCAAGAACACTCGATGGGGCTTGCCTAACCCCGCCAACACTCCTTCTGTTTGTCATTCCCGCAGGGAATCTGCGTTTGCTTTTTGCTCGAACATCCCCATCCGCTCGGATGCCCCACCCATGACAGCTCCACCATCATGGGTGGGATGAACACTCTTAATCAGCAATCCATTGCCGGACTCGCGAGCGGCATCATTGGTCCTGACCAAATTGTCATTTGGAAGGCACGCCATTTCGCGTTCATATTCACACACGAAACGTTAATCTCTCAGTAGGCTCTTCCGCATCACTTTCAGGACATCGTCCTGTACGGGGCAATATCTGAAACTCTTTCTGGTCCGGAGAAACGACCTCATCCATCACGTCGGCGAATCACTCAACGACTGGCAGCAGCACACAAGGCCCACAACAACCTTCATGCAGATTGAATCCGCCAGTCTCAGTTTCAAGAATCCGTCGCATTGGCGACGCACCCGCTGGCTCCTGCTCGTCATTCTCGCCATCCTCCCACGTCTCGCCCACGCGCAAGGCGGCCCGCCCTTCCTCACCGACGACCCCGAAACCCCCGGCAACCAGCACTGGGAGATCAACTACGGCTTCATCGGCGACCGCAACCCCGGCCAGGG carries:
- the thrS gene encoding threonine--tRNA ligase; the encoded protein is MLYPYKVSNQIKVQLPDGSIREVVAGTSPLDIANSISPRLAAAVVVARIAPLTPTAATENEAALEASEEAMYSVVTTSEPRIVDLTTPLTEDVTLELLKETDPAALKVVRHSAAHVMATAILELFPETKLGHGPATDNGFFYDVYRETPFTESDLAAIEARMAEVVARDEKFQRIEEPRDSAIADYTKAGEFMKLHFIERFTKPGDEISLYKNGAFTDFCRGPHVPSTGRVKAFKVMSIAGAYWLGDEKNQQLQRIYGTAFFNAKDLEAHFKHLEEIKARDHRVLGKQLDLFSIQEVAGAGLIFWHPKGGLIRKTMEDWMREECIRRGYSMVFTPHLMRRELWKISGHEENYAENMYPPMELDDAEYRIKPMNCPGHILIYKNSPRSYRDLPQRYAELGNVYRYERSGTMHGLLRVRGFTQDDAHIFCTPDQIESEIADCIDFAESVLKTFGFSEFKIELSTWDPKDPKFIGGAEQWERAVGSLTRVLDRKNIPYKTIPGEAAFYGPKIDIKLVDVLGRLWQLSTVQFDWNLPERFQLEYIGEDGAPHRPMMVHRALFGSVERFFGVLIEHYAGAFPFWLAPVQVGLVPISEKHHDYAETVKKRLEAAGLRVELDLSNQKMNAKIRDFGLQKLPFILIMGDKEAATDSVSVRVRAKGDEGSVTLTDFLTRAQKLVQEHSMGLA